The Saccharomonospora cyanea NA-134 genome includes a region encoding these proteins:
- a CDS encoding MoaD/ThiS family protein, translating to MSTAGTDGVIETSQGADQHTLTVRVRYFASARAAAGVDSELVRLSPSASVADAVEHLRTAHPERLPRVLDAASFLLDGIAVRDLDRPLPDGAELDVLPPFAGG from the coding sequence ATGAGCACAGCGGGCACCGACGGCGTGATCGAGACCTCTCAGGGAGCCGACCAGCACACGCTGACCGTGAGGGTGCGGTACTTCGCCTCGGCGCGTGCGGCCGCGGGGGTGGACAGCGAGCTGGTACGACTGTCGCCCTCGGCGTCCGTGGCCGACGCCGTCGAACACCTGCGGACCGCACATCCCGAACGCCTGCCGCGCGTCCTGGACGCCGCGAGCTTCCTGCTCGACGGCATCGCCGTGCGGGATCTCGACCGCCCGCTGCCCGACGGCGCGGAGCTGGACGTCCTCCCTCCCTTCGCGGGGGGCTGA
- a CDS encoding transglycosylase family protein, with amino-acid sequence MAYRGKHRKPSAASRNLARVAVAGIAVGAPLTIAAAPAQAESVNWDAIAECESGGDWSINTGNGYYGGLQFSLSTWQAYGGTGMPHETSREQQIAIAERVLDGQGIGAWPVCGSRGYSSASYEGTNTEGAAPSGDSGSSSGSSGESTQESSDPAPAPSSAPSTPSTPSGVAKSNPEGDYVVKKGDTLSAIAKEKNVEGGYHELVELNDGYISNPDYIVVGQKIATK; translated from the coding sequence ATGGCTTACCGAGGCAAGCACCGCAAACCCTCCGCCGCGTCCCGCAACCTCGCCCGCGTCGCCGTCGCCGGTATCGCCGTCGGCGCGCCGCTGACGATCGCGGCCGCTCCCGCCCAGGCGGAGAGCGTGAACTGGGACGCCATCGCCGAGTGCGAAAGCGGTGGCGACTGGAGCATCAACACCGGAAACGGCTACTACGGCGGCCTGCAGTTCAGCCTCAGCACCTGGCAGGCCTACGGCGGCACGGGCATGCCCCACGAGACGTCTCGTGAGCAGCAGATCGCCATCGCCGAGCGAGTCCTGGACGGCCAGGGCATCGGCGCGTGGCCGGTGTGCGGCTCCAGGGGCTACTCCAGCGCCAGCTACGAGGGCACCAACACCGAGGGTGCCGCCCCGAGCGGCGACAGCGGCAGCAGCAGCGGCTCGTCCGGCGAGTCCACGCAGGAGAGCAGCGACCCCGCCCCTGCCCCGTCGTCCGCACCTTCCACGCCGTCCACCCCGAGCGGCGTCGCGAAGTCGAACCCCGAGGGCGACTACGTCGTCAAGAAGGGCGACACCCTCAGCGCCATCGCCAAGGAGAAGAACGTCGAGGGTGGCTACCACGAGCTCGTCGAGCTGAACGACGGCTACATCTCCAACCCCGACTACATCGTGGTGGGCCAGAAGATCGCCACCAAGTGA
- a CDS encoding molybdenum cofactor biosynthesis protein MoaE, whose translation MNRTARVIVASNRAAAGIYPDRTGPVIKEWLAKRSFDVPEPRVVEDGEPVAEALRACLAEDVDLVVTTGGTGVSPTDRTPEATAGVLDFELPGLADAIRVAGQDTVPTAMLSRGLAGVSGRTLVVNLPGSRGGVNDGLTVLDGVLDHALDQIAGGDHHRSVSHVLEESEAAHNTVVHDPSGNGGQARVALAHVTEEELSVEEHARLVSDAGAGAVVTFGGVVRDHDNGRTVTSLHYEGHPTAGEVLARVVSDVVAHRSGVRAVAVSHRLGTLQIGDVALACAVAADHRAEAFATCSELVDEVKTHLPVWKHQWFDDGTDEWVNSP comes from the coding sequence ATGAACCGCACGGCGCGAGTGATCGTGGCGTCCAACCGGGCGGCCGCGGGGATCTACCCGGACCGCACGGGGCCGGTCATCAAGGAGTGGCTCGCGAAGCGTTCGTTCGACGTGCCGGAGCCGCGGGTCGTGGAGGACGGGGAGCCCGTCGCGGAAGCGTTGCGTGCGTGCCTGGCCGAGGACGTGGACCTGGTCGTCACCACGGGAGGCACCGGCGTCTCACCCACCGACCGGACGCCGGAGGCCACGGCGGGAGTCCTCGACTTCGAACTGCCCGGTCTCGCGGACGCCATCCGTGTGGCGGGACAGGACACCGTTCCCACGGCGATGCTGTCCCGAGGACTCGCGGGCGTCTCGGGTCGCACGCTCGTGGTGAACCTTCCCGGCTCCCGGGGTGGGGTGAACGACGGGCTGACGGTCCTCGACGGGGTTCTGGACCACGCGCTGGACCAGATCGCCGGTGGAGACCACCACCGGTCGGTGAGTCACGTGCTGGAGGAGTCGGAGGCCGCCCACAACACGGTCGTCCATGATCCGAGCGGCAACGGTGGTCAGGCCAGGGTCGCGCTCGCCCACGTCACGGAGGAGGAGCTCTCGGTCGAGGAGCACGCGCGGCTGGTGTCCGACGCCGGAGCGGGAGCCGTGGTGACCTTCGGTGGCGTGGTGCGTGACCACGACAACGGGCGCACCGTGACGTCCCTGCACTACGAGGGGCACCCCACCGCAGGGGAGGTGCTGGCCAGGGTCGTCTCGGACGTGGTCGCCCACCGCAGCGGGGTGCGGGCCGTGGCGGTCAGCCACCGACTCGGCACGTTGCAGATCGGCGATGTCGCGCTCGCCTGCGCGGTGGCCGCCGATCACCGCGCGGAGGCGTTCGCCACGTGTTCCGAACTCGTCGACGAGGTGAAGACGCACCTTCCGGTGTGGAAGCACCAGTGGTTCGACGACGGCACCGACGAGTGGGTCAACTCGCCCTGA
- the moaC gene encoding cyclic pyranopterin monophosphate synthase MoaC: MSELSHLDDSGAARMVDVSAKDVTARTAVACGTVRTTSEVLGLLAEGGLPKGDALATARIAGIMGAKRTPELIPLCHQIALTKVDVDFELGADSVDITATARTSDRTGVEMEALTAVAVAGLALHDMIKAVDPAATLDGVRLVRKEGGKSGSWWRGDARKAQEGA; this comes from the coding sequence GTGAGTGAACTCAGCCACCTCGACGATTCGGGTGCGGCTCGGATGGTCGACGTCTCGGCCAAGGACGTCACCGCGCGTACCGCGGTGGCGTGTGGCACGGTGCGGACGACCTCCGAGGTGCTCGGCCTGCTGGCCGAGGGCGGCCTGCCCAAGGGCGACGCGCTGGCCACAGCCCGCATCGCGGGGATCATGGGAGCCAAGCGGACCCCCGAGCTGATCCCCCTGTGTCACCAGATCGCCCTGACGAAGGTGGATGTCGACTTCGAGCTCGGGGCCGACAGCGTGGACATCACCGCCACGGCCCGCACGAGTGACCGCACCGGCGTCGAGATGGAGGCACTGACCGCTGTCGCCGTCGCCGGGCTCGCTCTACACGACATGATCAAGGCCGTGGACCCCGCGGCGACCCTCGACGGCGTGAGGTTGGTGCGCAAGGAGGGCGGGAAGTCCGGTTCGTGGTGGCGTGGCGATGCCCGCAAGGCACAGGAGGGCGCATGA
- a CDS encoding NAD-dependent malic enzyme: MPVPGPGYSITVRLEAPPSASAAGDLTTAVGRVGGVLTAFDIVESHPDAIVVDITANVLSADHADDITKALDALPGVHVRKVSDRTFLMHLGGKLEVSPKVALRNRDDLSRAYTPGVARVCKAIAANPDDARRLTIKRNTVAVVTDGSAVLGLGNIGPAAALPVMEGKAALFKKFADVDAWPVCLDTQDTEEIIRTVKALAPVYAGINLEDIAAPRCFEIERRLREQLDIPVFHDDQHGTAIVVVAALRNALRVVNKPIEQCRIVVSGVGAAGSAIIRLLLRKAPADIVAVDIDGIVHEQRPGLDDNLRWIAERTNSKQLVGSLHDALVGADVFIGVSAPNLFGAEQVATMADDPIVFALANPDPEIDPLEAQRHAAVVATGRSDYPNQINNVLAFPGVFRGLLDAQAHKIDDDMLLAAANAIADVVDDRLNASYIVPSVFDSAVAPAVAEAVKAAARKDEVVSTS, translated from the coding sequence ATGCCCGTTCCCGGTCCCGGTTACTCGATCACCGTGCGACTGGAGGCCCCGCCGTCGGCGAGCGCGGCCGGCGACCTCACCACGGCAGTCGGCCGGGTAGGTGGTGTCCTGACGGCCTTCGACATCGTCGAGTCGCACCCGGACGCCATCGTCGTCGACATCACGGCCAACGTGTTGTCGGCCGACCACGCCGACGACATCACCAAGGCCCTCGACGCGTTGCCCGGTGTGCACGTGCGGAAGGTGTCCGACCGCACGTTCCTCATGCACCTCGGCGGCAAGCTCGAGGTCAGCCCCAAGGTCGCTCTCCGCAACCGTGACGACCTGTCCCGCGCCTACACGCCGGGCGTCGCCCGCGTGTGCAAGGCCATCGCGGCCAACCCCGACGACGCGCGCAGGCTGACCATAAAGCGCAACACGGTCGCCGTGGTCACCGACGGCTCGGCCGTGCTGGGCCTCGGCAACATCGGCCCGGCCGCGGCGCTGCCCGTGATGGAGGGCAAGGCGGCGCTGTTCAAGAAGTTCGCCGACGTCGACGCGTGGCCGGTGTGCCTGGACACGCAGGACACCGAAGAGATCATCAGGACGGTGAAGGCGCTCGCTCCGGTGTACGCGGGCATCAACCTGGAGGACATCGCCGCGCCGCGGTGTTTCGAGATCGAGCGTCGCCTGCGGGAGCAGCTCGACATCCCGGTGTTCCACGACGACCAGCACGGCACCGCCATCGTCGTGGTGGCCGCGTTGCGGAACGCGCTGCGCGTGGTGAACAAGCCCATCGAGCAGTGCCGCATCGTGGTCAGCGGCGTCGGCGCGGCCGGGTCGGCCATCATCCGCCTGCTGCTGCGCAAGGCCCCCGCCGACATCGTCGCGGTGGACATCGACGGCATCGTGCACGAGCAGCGCCCGGGCCTCGACGACAACCTGCGCTGGATCGCGGAGCGCACGAACTCGAAGCAGCTGGTCGGCTCGCTGCACGACGCGCTGGTGGGGGCCGACGTCTTCATCGGGGTGTCCGCGCCCAACCTGTTCGGTGCCGAGCAGGTGGCCACGATGGCCGACGACCCGATCGTCTTCGCGCTCGCCAACCCGGACCCGGAGATCGACCCGCTGGAAGCGCAGCGGCACGCCGCCGTCGTGGCCACGGGCCGTAGCGACTACCCGAACCAGATCAACAACGTGCTGGCGTTCCCCGGCGTGTTCCGCGGTCTGTTGGACGCGCAGGCCCACAAGATCGACGACGACATGCTGCTGGCCGCGGCCAACGCCATCGCCGACGTCGTGGACGACCGCCTGAACGCCTCGTACATCGTGCCCAGCGTGTTCGACTCCGCCGTGGCCCCGGCCGTGGCCGAGGCGGTCAAAGCCGCGGCGCGGAAGGACGAAGTAGTCTCGACTTCGTGA